CCATATAATCCTACTTTTATATAATCTGCACCACTAACAGCAACACCAAGAGCTGCAAGAGATACCGTTCCAGGCTTATATGGAACATCGCCCACAGTAGCACTAACCAGTAAATTTTTTGGAGTTATATTTTTTACTTCTTCTATTACCCATGGGAAATTTGCCCCCAATGAACCCTCAGGAGGGTTCTTTACATCAATTATATGGGCCCCGCCAGCAATAGCTTCTTTCGCTTCTTCGATATTTTTTGGACTTATCAATAATAACATATATTCACCTTTTAAGTATATATTTTGTAATATTTATTATTAATATCATAACATATAATATTTAACGACTATTTATACTAATAGTATATATATTATGCGATAATAGAGATAATACGATGAATGAGATAATGAAATTATTATGTTATATATGTGGTATAAAGTATGCAACCATATATATTGTGTGTTCGAAAACTCAATTCCGAAGCCAAATCCCAAAAGGAATTTGTTAAGCTAATCATAGATTAGTAGCTAAACCAAAGGTTGGGCAAATAAAATTTGCCAAACCATAGGACATTTAAATCAACAGGCATTAGGCAATCAGAGATTGCCTAACCCATAGCGAACAATGTTAGCGAAAGGCCATAAAAACTCAAAGGGTTTTCATTCAACCATAATATAATACTATAAATATATGAATTTATTACTTCAAAAATTCTCGAACATACCATATTAAATAATGGTAGATATTTATACAATATCTAAACCATTTAAAATGGACATAATATTTAGTTAAGCAATGATAATAATATACAAATAATATACAAATTATTTTTATGAAGGTGTTTTAATGGATTTAGCCATTGCCATAGGGTATTTAGCACTGTTGTTTATTTCTGGTTCAATTATCGCTAAAATCGGAGAGAAATTAAAACTTCCAGATATACCATTATTGTTAATATTTGGGTTAATAGCGGGACCTTTTTTAGGCATAATATCCACAGCAGACGCCCAAAATATATTTGAATATGTAGCAAATATTGGATTAATAGTATTGTTATTAGGTGGGGCTCTTGACATGAGGTGGATTGTCTTAAAGAGAGTGTTAAACACAGTTTTAAAGTTAGATGTTATTGGATTAATCGGTGTTTTTGGAATTTCAGGATTATTATTTAATTTTATTTTTAAAATACCATTATTTAGTCCAATTGGTTATTTATATGGTGCTATTGTATGTGCCACCGACCCAGCTACACTTATGCCAGTATTTTCAAAATCAAAAATTGACCCAAAAATAGCTTTAACTCTTGAAGCAGAAAGTGTATTTAATGACCCATTGGGTATTGTAGTTACAACTATAATGTTATCTACGCTAGGTCTTGCAGAGAATTTAAACCCTATTTTGAATTTCATAACTCTTGCAATCGGTGGAGTAGTATTGGGGATAATAGGGGGGAAAATATTTGAAAAAACAGTATTAAAATGTGATTTTAAAGAGTTTGTAGCTCCATTAGGTATTGGGTTATCATTATTGTTGTGGTATTTTGGTGAAGAGCTATTTCCATTATTGTCCTCAGGATACGAAATTAGCGGTTTTATGGCTGTTGCAATAATGGGATTATATTTGGGAAATACACTCACAAAATATGAAAAACAGTCAAAATATATTGAGGAAATTGATGAATTTTGTAGTATGTTATCTACTTTATTTAGGGTATTGATATTTGTATTTTTAGGTGCAAGTATAAGTTTATCGGTATTATCTGAATACTGGATTTTAGGATTATTATGTGCGTTGGGCTCAATATTCATTGGAAGACCATTGGGAGTATTTGCTGCTACCTCAATACCGCCTGCAAGTGATATTAAAGAAAGAATATATTATTCATTGGAAGGTCCAAGGGGCGTAGTTCCTGCGGCACTATCTGCCACCATCTATTCTTTAATAATGACTCACCCCGATGCAATTCCTAGTGCCATCACAGCATACATAGCCCCAGATGCAATAGCTGGTTCAATACTTGTTGCTACCTTTATGACAATACTGTTAAGTGTGGTTTTAGAGGCATCGTGGGCGGAGCTCCTGGGAAAAAAACTATTCAAATATTAAATACATTAAATAATTTATTTTTTTTATCTTTATTTTTATTTTTATTTTTTTATTACATACATCGGTGATTAAATGAAGTTGGACAAATCAAAGCAAAAGGAAATAAATAAAATATGTGTGGTAGGTCTTGGATATATCGGATTACCTACTGCATCAATGCTTGCGATACAGGGGTAT
The window above is part of the Methanococcus aeolicus Nankai-3 genome. Proteins encoded here:
- a CDS encoding cation:proton antiporter, which gives rise to MDLAIAIGYLALLFISGSIIAKIGEKLKLPDIPLLLIFGLIAGPFLGIISTADAQNIFEYVANIGLIVLLLGGALDMRWIVLKRVLNTVLKLDVIGLIGVFGISGLLFNFIFKIPLFSPIGYLYGAIVCATDPATLMPVFSKSKIDPKIALTLEAESVFNDPLGIVVTTIMLSTLGLAENLNPILNFITLAIGGVVLGIIGGKIFEKTVLKCDFKEFVAPLGIGLSLLLWYFGEELFPLLSSGYEISGFMAVAIMGLYLGNTLTKYEKQSKYIEEIDEFCSMLSTLFRVLIFVFLGASISLSVLSEYWILGLLCALGSIFIGRPLGVFAATSIPPASDIKERIYYSLEGPRGVVPAALSATIYSLIMTHPDAIPSAITAYIAPDAIAGSILVATFMTILLSVVLEASWAELLGKKLFKY